The Limnospira fusiformis SAG 85.79 genomic interval TAATCCAACCCCACATTAACCAACCCTGTTGAGTAATATTGTCCGCTGAAAGTTTCCCCCGTAACCACTGAATAACGGTGACCGCCATGAGTCCAGCCAGAAAGAAACCAATAGCAATCATAATCCGAAAAGAGTAGTAAATCAAACCCAATAAACGCGGTCTATCTTCTGGTTTCCACTCTTTTAAACCCAAGACAGGTTCGGATAATTCTTTTTTAAATTCGAGAATATACCCTAAACCATTCGGGATAGTAATTTCCCAATCATTTTTTTGGGTCTGGGGGTTAGGAAAAGCCAACAAACTCCAATCAGCAGACTGTCCAGCGGGGATAGTTTCCCACTGCGCCTCCATAGCGGCTAATTTAGTAGGTTGGTAGTGATAAACTTGTTCGCCACTCAAATGTCCGATATAAAGCTGCATAGGTGCGACAGCGATAGTAGCTGCGATCGCAATTTTCAGAGATTTGGAGAAAAACTGATGATGCCGTTTTTTGAGGATATACCAAGCACTAATACCACCAATCACAAATAGCGATGTTTCTAATGTTGCGAAGAACATATGCAGAAAGCTATTTAACATGAAGGGATTAAAGATAGCTTGAAAATAGTCAAGCACGATAAATTTCCCCTCCACCATTTCCACTCCCGCCGGGGTTTGTAGCCAGGAATTAGCCGACAAAATCCAAAAGGTTGAAAGATTAGCGCCAAAAGCCACAAGAATCGTGGAAACAAAGTGAATAATAGGGTTGACGCGCTCCCAACCAAACACCATAATTCCCAAAAAAGCCGCTTCTAGCATAAACGCCCAGGAAGCCTCGAAGCCAATTACACTGCCAAAAAAGTTACCAATAGCCTCTGATAAAGGAGCCCAATTCGTGCCAAATTGAAACTCCATAGGAATGCCACTAGCGACACCTATTCCGAAGTTAAGGACGTAAAATTTAGACCAAAATCTGGCATGATAATAGTAGTCTGGGTTGCGAGTTTTTAGCCATAGTCCTTCAATAATAACTAGGTAGATACCTAGCCCGGTAGTAAGAACTGGCCACAACATATGAAAGATGGCTGTCAGTGCAAATTGCATTCGGGACAGTGCCACGGTGTTGGATAGAATATCCACGCTTTTCTCTCCGTTTTAACAATGTTATCGGATTATTCCCTACTACTTGAATAGGGGACGACTAGGAATGTCTAGTTATCAATTATAGCTTGATAATTATGATTGATTATGCTGTCCTTGGCTGTAAGCAAGCCCAATTTGAGACTCTGGGAAATGCCAAAAAGGTTGCTAGTCCAGGAAAAATGAGTTTGTTAATTTTTGTTAAGGCGGTGACACCTAGGCGCTGGCTAATGTGGCTGAAAAACTGGACTGGCTGGGCTTTAGGGGGGCTATAGATTGATTTATTAGCAATTTTCAATAGTTTGGGAAAGGGTAAAATAAAAGAGGGTCGTTTTGGCAACATCTCCCGAAGCGCCCCCCAAATCATTATTGTTTACCAGGTACTCCTAATGAGTAAAAAAACGCAAGCAGAAGCTATTATTCGCAATCACGTCCTCTGGTCAATGGGAGGTGGATTAATCCCTATCCCCATAGTGGATTTTATGGCTGTTACTGCTATTCAAATGGAAATGCTACAAGAACTTGCTAAACTGTATGGAGTCAACTATTCTGTTAGTACGGGAAAAGCATTTGTTTCGGCATTAACAGGTACAACTATTGCTCGTTTGGGTTCTAGTTTCATTAAGGCAATTCCGGGTATTGGTTCGTTAATTGGTGGAACTTCAATGGCTTTGACTTCTGGGGCTTCTACCTATGCGGTGGGACAGGTTGCTATTAACCATTTTTCTAGTGGTGGGTCTCTGAATAATTTTGCGGAAGAAGAGGTTAAATGGGCTTATGACTCGGCTTTTGAAAAGGGAAAAAACTATGTTTCTGACCTGGAAAAAGACAAGGCTGATGAGGCGGCTAATATCTATCAAACTTTAGAGAAATTGGGTCAATTGAAGCAGCAAGGTGTCTTGAGTGAGGAGGAATTTCAAGCGAAAAAACAAGAACTATTATCTCGGATTTAGGGAATATTGTATCGGGGTTAATTAACTGGCTGGTTAAATAATGACGGTTTCTGAAACCCGGTTTCTGGTCATGTTTCCCCCCTATTTTTCAGCAGACGGGAGAAACTGGGTTTCTTAATTATCACGATGCACTACTATGGTCTAAAGATAGCCTAATTTTTACACTTATTTAGGAGTGCTATATAGTATGTTTTATCATATTCCTAAAGCTAAACTTACTACTTCGCCACAGGCGGTTTTAGAAATACTGAAGCAGTCTAAAGGTCTGGATCGCGCGCGCCATGAATGCACTGATTATGATGATTTACTGAAGAGAAATCGTTTGTCTGGTGAGTATTATAGGATTTTTAAAAACCAGACTAATGATATGCTGATGGGTGTGGTTAGAAATTATTTGAGGGAAATTAAGGCGGCTGATAATGGGACTATTCCCAATGATAAAGATGAGATACGGCGCGCAAAATTACAGTTATTTAATACAATTGTTGATGATATATATACCCAAATTAACAGGGTTCTGGATTTACAAAATCCTAATTATCTGGAAAGCCGAAAAGGTAGGGTTGAACAGGACATTAGGAAACTCTCGGAAAATATTAATGATGCGAAAAGAGTGTTGGTTGAGTCTCTTTCCAAAAATCTCCAAAATATCAAAAGTTTGGAACAGCAAAAAAATATGATTGAATGCAGTATTCTCAGGCTAGAGATAGAGATAGATGATAGTGAAGGCTTTTATCATCATAACTATCAACTGCAACAATTATATGCAATAAATCAAGGACGTAAACAAGGACTTAACCAGGAATTGACTAATTTACAACATCAGATAAATGTGATTAAAAAAAATTGCCAAGATTTAGACACACAGACTAATAATAAAATATATA includes:
- a CDS encoding cytochrome ubiquinol oxidase subunit I — translated: MDILSNTVALSRMQFALTAIFHMLWPVLTTGLGIYLVIIEGLWLKTRNPDYYYHARFWSKFYVLNFGIGVASGIPMEFQFGTNWAPLSEAIGNFFGSVIGFEASWAFMLEAAFLGIMVFGWERVNPIIHFVSTILVAFGANLSTFWILSANSWLQTPAGVEMVEGKFIVLDYFQAIFNPFMLNSFLHMFFATLETSLFVIGGISAWYILKKRHHQFFSKSLKIAIAATIAVAPMQLYIGHLSGEQVYHYQPTKLAAMEAQWETIPAGQSADWSLLAFPNPQTQKNDWEITIPNGLGYILEFKKELSEPVLGLKEWKPEDRPRLLGLIYYSFRIMIAIGFFLAGLMAVTVIQWLRGKLSADNITQQGWLMWGWIISAPLGYIAVEAGWTVRCVGRQPWTVYNEIRTVDAASNLPPENVLTTLVGFAVVYSLLLVAAIYFGSRIIRRGPNLELAIPGGVRPAFDTSPGQFSPDERPAETQG
- a CDS encoding DUF697 domain-containing protein produces the protein MSKKTQAEAIIRNHVLWSMGGGLIPIPIVDFMAVTAIQMEMLQELAKLYGVNYSVSTGKAFVSALTGTTIARLGSSFIKAIPGIGSLIGGTSMALTSGASTYAVGQVAINHFSSGGSLNNFAEEEVKWAYDSAFEKGKNYVSDLEKDKADEAANIYQTLEKLGQLKQQGVLSEEEFQAKKQELLSRI